One window of the Candidatus Jettenia sp. genome contains the following:
- a CDS encoding sigma-54 dependent transcriptional regulator encodes MKSRVLVVDDEKLMRISLEDKLVKEGYSVTSLSNAIEGLKVLQSTSFDAVITDLRLPRMDGIDFLREIKKASPDIVVIIMTAYGSIENAVIAMKEGAYDYVTKPFSLEELTIKLQKALKHKNMIVENTLLKQRVLSQYGYDNIIGKSEAMKRVFEIISTVSNRDTTILIQGESGTGKELTAGAVHYNSNRCDMPFVKLSCAALNREILESELFGHEKGSFTGAIKTRRGRFELADGGTIFLDDVDDIPLEMQVKLLRVLQEREFERVGGEETIPVDVRVICATKKELKKLVQKGQFREDLYYRLNVVTIHLSPLRERKDDIPLLVNYFMKKYAVRQRVDVQSISQEALNLLLLYNWPGNIRELENVIEHAVAFCSSHTIIPKNLPTNVAEGGIPSGIFPIELSTIDSIDLQETLGEAEKKLLIWAYQKTHGNQVRMSEILRVPRTTLQNKLAKYNITKLCLSASEWAQ; translated from the coding sequence ATGAAGAGTAGAGTGCTCGTAGTTGATGATGAAAAACTTATGCGTATTTCCCTTGAAGATAAGTTAGTGAAAGAGGGATATTCGGTTACTTCTCTATCAAATGCCATTGAAGGTCTTAAGGTATTACAATCCACAAGCTTCGATGCAGTGATAACTGATTTACGCCTACCCAGAATGGATGGTATAGATTTCTTGAGAGAAATAAAAAAGGCGTCTCCAGATATTGTTGTTATTATTATGACTGCTTATGGTTCCATTGAAAATGCTGTTATAGCTATGAAAGAAGGTGCATATGATTATGTCACAAAGCCATTTTCCCTGGAAGAATTAACTATCAAACTCCAGAAGGCGCTCAAGCACAAAAATATGATTGTAGAAAATACCCTGTTGAAACAACGGGTTCTTAGCCAGTATGGGTATGACAATATTATAGGAAAAAGCGAGGCTATGAAACGGGTGTTCGAGATTATCAGTACCGTATCTAATCGTGATACTACGATACTTATTCAGGGAGAAAGTGGTACCGGAAAAGAACTGACAGCTGGCGCAGTCCATTACAATAGTAATCGATGCGATATGCCTTTTGTAAAACTGAGTTGTGCTGCCTTAAATAGAGAAATTCTGGAGAGCGAACTCTTTGGACATGAGAAAGGCTCTTTTACAGGCGCAATAAAAACAAGGCGTGGACGTTTTGAATTAGCTGATGGAGGCACTATATTTCTCGATGATGTGGATGATATTCCCTTAGAAATGCAGGTCAAACTACTCAGGGTACTCCAGGAACGGGAGTTTGAGCGTGTTGGGGGAGAAGAGACTATCCCTGTCGACGTCCGTGTCATCTGTGCAACGAAAAAGGAACTGAAGAAACTGGTACAGAAAGGCCAGTTTCGCGAAGACCTGTATTACCGGCTTAACGTAGTTACTATTCATCTTTCTCCACTGAGGGAAAGAAAAGACGATATACCTCTCCTCGTAAATTATTTTATGAAAAAATATGCCGTACGGCAACGTGTTGATGTGCAATCAATATCACAAGAGGCGCTCAATTTACTGTTATTATATAATTGGCCTGGGAATATCCGGGAATTAGAAAACGTTATTGAACATGCTGTGGCATTTTGTTCTTCTCATACCATTATACCGAAAAATCTTCCCACCAATGTAGCGGAGGGAGGGATACCTTCTGGCATATTTCCTATTGAACTTTCCACGATTGATTCTATTGATTTACAAGAAACCCTCGGTGAGGCAGAAAAAAAGCTCCTCATATGGGCATACCAAAAAACACATGGTAACCAGGTACGTATGTCTGAGATATTGCGTGTACCCCGCACAACACTTCAAAATAAGCTTGCAAAATACAATATAACAAAACTCTGCTTATCTGCCAGCGAATGGGCGCAATAA
- a CDS encoding DUF3344 domain-containing protein, with amino-acid sequence MRKKLILSTFALIGIMLVSHNKVIFAANGATDTGVLSLALEPKLPNEKTIAPNVTISNAGHVANGIALADKTSGWISLRGVPNGSTIVRAFLYWNFSDTNATGFGGSAVVFNGNRVNGFKRADNSDTCWQFIGNHTYRANVTPFIPANNPNIDYKVVINFNGTTTTKGRDPMSTDDIGSRMLKGATLIAVYSDESTTGKQVRIYDALSDSKFDHTGTFTFTHPALSGSGLFTMCGADGQRGGYLKAHENEFNLSNEKTTFNGTQIAGPPLVTSDWDGSTGLPLPQLWDVHTHPVTLSGTSSVVIYTSPDTDIRVTADCLIPVAFVLEK; translated from the coding sequence GTGAGGAAGAAATTAATCTTATCTACTTTTGCCTTGATAGGTATTATGCTGGTTTCACACAACAAAGTAATTTTTGCCGCTAATGGCGCAACAGATACAGGAGTACTATCTTTAGCCCTTGAGCCAAAACTTCCTAATGAAAAAACAATTGCTCCAAATGTTACCATTTCTAATGCCGGTCATGTTGCAAATGGAATAGCGTTGGCAGATAAAACCTCAGGCTGGATTTCTTTAAGAGGAGTTCCAAATGGTAGCACTATCGTGAGGGCTTTTCTTTACTGGAATTTTTCGGATACTAACGCAACAGGCTTTGGAGGATCCGCAGTAGTATTTAATGGTAATCGAGTGAATGGCTTCAAAAGAGCTGATAATAGTGATACATGCTGGCAGTTTATTGGAAATCATACCTATAGGGCAAATGTAACTCCATTCATACCGGCAAATAATCCCAATATAGACTATAAGGTTGTTATTAACTTTAATGGAACAACAACAACGAAAGGCCGGGACCCAATGTCTACAGATGATATTGGCTCAAGAATGCTTAAAGGTGCAACACTTATTGCCGTATATAGTGATGAGTCTACCACTGGCAAACAGGTACGTATCTATGACGCGCTCAGTGATTCGAAGTTTGATCATACCGGGACATTTACTTTCACCCATCCAGCCTTATCCGGTAGTGGGCTTTTTACCATGTGTGGGGCTGATGGGCAACGAGGGGGTTATCTCAAAGCACATGAAAATGAATTTAATTTATCCAATGAAAAAACAACCTTTAACGGTACACAGATAGCCGGTCCGCCTCTTGTTACCAGTGATTGGGATGGGAGTACAGGTTTGCCATTACCTCAGCTCTGGGATGTCCATACACATCCAGTAACATTGAGCGGCACATCTTCTGTTGTCATATATACATCGCCAGATACTGATATACGTGTTACGGCTGATTGTCTTATTCCTGTGGCATTTGTATTAGAAAAGTAA
- a CDS encoding DUF3344 domain-containing protein, with amino-acid sequence MKKKLILSAFAFVGFILVSQSKVMFAANGVTDTKTTVEKTVDPINVISNASHVANGIALRNKTSGWIPLRGVPEGSTVVKAFLYWNFSDTNATGLGSVIVFNGNRVNGIKRADSADPCWGLTGNHTYRANVTAFIPANNPNQDYEVVINFNGTTSTTGQNPWDPTESQTKRLEGATLIVVYRNASTSGKQVRIYDALNGSEFSGSATFTLTHPALSGSGLFTMCGADGQRGSGHDIHANTSNEKTTFNGTQIAGTSVAGGDWDGSTGLPLPQLWDVHTHVVTFSGTSSIVVYTAKDPNAANLDCLVPVVFVLEK; translated from the coding sequence GTGAAAAAAAAATTAATCTTATCTGCTTTTGCTTTCGTAGGTTTTATCCTGGTTTCGCAAAGCAAGGTAATGTTTGCTGCTAATGGTGTAACTGATACAAAGACTACCGTAGAAAAAACAGTGGATCCAATTAATGTTATTTCTAACGCAAGTCATGTGGCAAACGGGATAGCGTTAAGAAACAAAACCTCAGGTTGGATTCCTTTGAGAGGGGTTCCTGAAGGTAGTACTGTTGTGAAGGCTTTTCTTTATTGGAATTTTTCGGATACTAACGCAACAGGACTTGGATCCGTAATAGTATTTAATGGTAATCGAGTAAATGGTATTAAAAGGGCTGATAGTGCTGACCCATGTTGGGGGTTGACGGGAAATCATACCTATAGGGCAAATGTAACTGCATTCATACCGGCAAATAATCCAAATCAGGATTATGAAGTTGTTATTAATTTTAATGGAACAACATCAACCACAGGTCAAAACCCATGGGATCCAACGGAATCTCAAACGAAAAGGCTTGAAGGGGCAACACTTATCGTTGTGTATAGGAATGCGTCTACCTCCGGCAAACAGGTACGCATTTATGATGCGCTAAACGGTTCAGAATTTTCAGGTAGCGCGACATTTACCCTGACACATCCAGCCTTATCCGGCAGTGGACTTTTCACCATGTGCGGTGCTGATGGACAGCGTGGTTCCGGGCATGATATTCATGCTAATACATCCAATGAAAAAACGACCTTTAACGGCACACAGATAGCTGGTACTTCTGTTGCCGGTGGTGACTGGGACGGGAGTACAGGTTTGCCATTACCTCAGCTTTGGGATGTTCATACACATGTAGTAACGTTTAGTGGAACATCTTCTATTGTTGTCTACACAGCAAAAGATCCCAATGCTGCAAATCTTGACTGCCTTGTTCCTGTAGTATTTGTATTAGAAAAATAA
- a CDS encoding sigma-54 dependent transcriptional regulator, with protein MKVNSTKILVVDDEIGYRKVLQNALTERGFLVKTAESGEDALDELKKQEFSIVIIDMKLPGGIDGLELLQRVKGMYNSSVLIMTAYGGIETAVEAMRRGAFNYITKPFNLDEIILNIDRLVAQQKIIEENKYLHSELEKVYGLKKIVGSSREIHKVLDMISRVAFSTATVLITGESGTGKELVARAIHFTGNRKDEKFVVINCATLSENLLESELFGHMKGAFTGAIKDKKGLFEEADGGTLFMDEIGDIPKSVQAKILRVLQEGEFITLGDTVTKKVDVRIIAATNQDLLKGVQEKEFREDLYYRLNVINIKMPPLRERKEDIPLLVKHFIEKYNKKENKQIKGISPEVEKEFYHYNWPGNVRELENIIERAITLTHEDIISVQVILPLVKKEEKDEITGDALFARPYKEARRKAIDSFNIKYITNILNKTNGNVTYAAKESGIERQYLQRMLKRYEIKSRNIIMEED; from the coding sequence GTGAAGGTGAATAGCACAAAAATACTGGTTGTTGATGATGAAATTGGATATAGAAAAGTACTGCAGAATGCATTAACAGAACGTGGCTTTCTTGTTAAAACGGCAGAATCCGGCGAAGATGCGCTTGATGAGCTCAAAAAACAGGAATTCTCCATTGTTATCATAGATATGAAACTCCCTGGAGGCATTGATGGGCTGGAATTACTTCAACGGGTTAAAGGAATGTACAACTCCTCTGTATTGATCATGACCGCCTACGGCGGAATAGAAACCGCTGTAGAGGCAATGAGGCGAGGGGCATTTAACTACATTACGAAACCCTTTAATCTCGATGAAATTATCCTCAACATTGACCGCCTGGTTGCACAACAAAAGATTATTGAAGAAAATAAGTACCTCCACTCGGAATTAGAAAAGGTCTATGGGTTAAAAAAGATTGTAGGCAGTTCAAGGGAAATACACAAGGTACTGGACATGATCTCTCGCGTAGCTTTTAGCACTGCTACTGTATTGATTACGGGTGAAAGCGGCACAGGAAAGGAACTTGTTGCCAGGGCAATTCATTTTACGGGAAATAGGAAAGATGAAAAGTTCGTAGTGATCAATTGCGCTACCCTATCAGAAAATCTCCTGGAGAGTGAATTATTCGGTCATATGAAAGGCGCATTCACCGGTGCTATTAAAGACAAAAAAGGTCTCTTTGAAGAGGCAGATGGCGGTACCTTGTTTATGGACGAAATCGGTGATATTCCAAAATCGGTTCAGGCGAAGATACTGCGTGTCTTACAAGAAGGAGAATTCATTACTCTTGGGGATACTGTTACAAAAAAAGTTGATGTGCGAATTATTGCAGCAACAAATCAAGATCTATTAAAGGGTGTACAGGAAAAAGAATTCCGGGAGGATTTGTATTATCGCTTAAACGTAATTAATATCAAAATGCCGCCATTACGAGAGAGAAAAGAGGATATCCCGCTTCTGGTAAAACATTTTATCGAGAAATACAATAAAAAAGAAAACAAACAAATCAAAGGAATTTCCCCTGAAGTAGAGAAAGAGTTTTACCATTACAACTGGCCTGGTAATGTCCGTGAACTCGAAAATATCATAGAAAGAGCAATTACTTTGACACATGAAGACATTATATCGGTACAGGTAATCTTACCCTTGGTAAAAAAAGAAGAAAAGGATGAGATTACGGGAGATGCACTATTTGCTCGGCCTTACAAAGAGGCACGGAGAAAGGCAATTGATTCTTTTAACATAAAATACATAACAAATATCCTCAATAAAACCAATGGAAATGTAACATATGCAGCAAAGGAGAGCGGAATAGAGCGTCAATATCTGCAACGTATGCTGAAAAGATACGAAATTAAATCGAGGAATATTATCATGGAAGAGGATTAG
- a CDS encoding ATP-binding protein, translated as MVKGVNLFSGIGRKLLCWFLLLSILPIIVVAILTYRYARETIKSELLNEEAFLAEGIKNHILTILNAGEYSSQFFASDEFIRKHLEILNHAPDNKHVVKRFNDYMVYKTSLNKDFHETFVLNWAGIIVASSNKNSIGKIESGTDYFTYGKKGPYVKDVYMDENTGEYSIAFAAPILKKRNRKFLGVLVIRFNANKLNEITTGKRLDRKEGTGMFLRRGKTSEAYLVNKNHLLITNSRFKENAILSQSVTTAPVTAAHNFGKEIVGVYKNYMGKQVLGAARYFKKMQWVLLVETDESEAYSPISKFKYRAITVVGICIIGVVFISLFISRGIINPIILLVKGMKRIAEGDLNFRVETQVKDELGELTDSFNHMADDIQDAREKLLKLKADLEERKEYLENILKYANELIFTLNIQGNFTFINPKIKEWGYDEEELIGQPLISILFDKRQENVDQLIYHGFRKIFEVEILDKQKNIRNVLLSTSIVKNNEGQLISILGVANDVTELRRLEQKLVQSDRLASIGQLVAGIAHEINNPIGVIYLYSTESLKLFERVTNAFQHVSTLPISEDTKRLNELVAYLDQKTSGTLEKDTLKKELVYIIDDLNKNCNELTETYNAISKTRSFLYEYLEGSVKESIRCKDLISGLLDFSRQKKPEMRLSNVNTLIDNVLNIVEKQYRKEKIEVIRILDPHIPDIMMDARQMEQVIINITNNAVFAMRESGGNSEHAGVHRKGMLTVGSCFHPEKESVEIFIKDTGVGINKHELKKIFDPFFTTRKDGKGTGLGLSISYGIVKMHDGSIEVDSEFGKGTIFKIFLPLKSKKEHDIRIVKL; from the coding sequence ATGGTAAAAGGGGTAAATCTTTTTAGCGGTATTGGCAGAAAATTACTCTGTTGGTTTTTGCTATTATCTATTTTACCTATTATCGTGGTTGCCATTCTTACCTATCGGTATGCGAGGGAAACCATCAAAAGCGAGCTCCTTAACGAAGAGGCATTCCTTGCAGAGGGAATCAAAAATCATATCCTAACGATACTCAATGCAGGTGAATACTCATCACAGTTTTTTGCATCCGATGAGTTTATCCGAAAGCATTTAGAGATATTAAATCATGCACCAGATAACAAGCATGTCGTCAAAAGATTTAACGATTACATGGTATATAAAACAAGTCTCAATAAAGATTTTCACGAGACTTTTGTTTTAAACTGGGCAGGAATTATTGTAGCATCGAGCAATAAAAATAGTATCGGTAAAATCGAATCTGGCACAGATTATTTTACCTATGGTAAGAAAGGACCCTATGTAAAAGATGTCTACATGGACGAGAATACAGGAGAATATTCAATAGCCTTTGCAGCTCCAATTCTAAAAAAAAGAAACCGAAAGTTTCTTGGTGTACTCGTCATAAGATTTAATGCAAACAAATTAAATGAAATCACAACAGGGAAAAGGCTTGATAGGAAAGAAGGCACAGGCATGTTCCTGAGAAGAGGCAAGACAAGTGAAGCGTATCTTGTGAATAAAAACCATCTGTTGATTACCAATTCGAGATTTAAGGAAAATGCAATTTTATCCCAGTCGGTTACTACAGCTCCTGTAACTGCTGCACATAACTTTGGGAAAGAGATCGTGGGTGTATATAAAAATTATATGGGAAAACAGGTACTTGGGGCTGCACGGTATTTTAAAAAAATGCAGTGGGTTTTATTGGTTGAAACAGATGAATCAGAGGCATATTCTCCAATCTCCAAGTTCAAGTATCGAGCTATTACTGTTGTAGGCATATGCATTATTGGTGTAGTATTTATTTCATTGTTTATTTCGAGAGGGATTATCAATCCTATTATCCTTCTCGTTAAAGGAATGAAAAGAATAGCAGAAGGTGACTTAAATTTCCGGGTAGAAACACAGGTAAAAGATGAATTGGGGGAGCTTACAGACTCATTTAACCACATGGCCGATGATATTCAGGATGCCCGCGAAAAATTGCTCAAGCTAAAGGCTGATCTTGAGGAAAGAAAGGAATATTTAGAAAATATCTTAAAATATGCAAACGAGTTAATATTTACCTTAAACATTCAGGGAAATTTCACCTTTATCAACCCAAAAATCAAAGAATGGGGCTATGATGAAGAAGAGTTAATCGGTCAACCGCTGATTTCCATCCTCTTTGATAAACGGCAGGAAAATGTAGATCAGCTTATTTACCATGGTTTTAGGAAAATATTTGAGGTTGAGATATTAGACAAACAAAAGAACATTCGAAATGTGTTGCTCAGTACATCCATCGTAAAAAATAATGAAGGTCAATTAATCAGTATACTAGGGGTTGCCAATGATGTAACAGAATTAAGAAGGTTGGAGCAAAAACTCGTACAGTCTGACAGACTCGCTTCTATAGGTCAACTAGTAGCCGGAATTGCCCATGAGATCAATAATCCAATTGGGGTAATCTATCTTTACAGTACAGAAAGCCTGAAGCTTTTTGAAAGGGTTACGAATGCCTTTCAACACGTCAGCACTCTTCCCATTTCAGAAGATACAAAACGACTAAACGAACTTGTTGCTTACCTGGACCAAAAAACATCTGGTACATTGGAAAAGGATACGTTAAAAAAAGAACTTGTGTACATTATCGATGATTTAAATAAGAACTGCAACGAGTTAACTGAAACATATAATGCTATTAGCAAAACGAGATCTTTCTTGTATGAATACCTGGAGGGATCGGTAAAGGAATCTATACGATGCAAAGATTTAATCAGTGGCCTGCTGGACTTTTCAAGACAAAAGAAACCTGAAATGCGATTATCCAATGTAAATACCCTTATAGATAATGTCCTGAATATTGTAGAGAAACAGTATCGGAAAGAAAAGATCGAGGTAATCCGTATCTTAGATCCTCATATCCCTGATATTATGATGGATGCCCGTCAAATGGAGCAGGTTATCATTAACATCACGAATAATGCGGTCTTTGCCATGAGAGAATCCGGAGGAAATAGTGAACATGCCGGAGTACATAGAAAGGGTATGTTGACGGTAGGATCGTGTTTCCATCCGGAGAAGGAATCTGTGGAAATTTTTATAAAAGACACAGGGGTAGGTATTAATAAACACGAATTGAAGAAAATATTCGATCCCTTTTTTACCACGAGAAAAGATGGAAAAGGAACAGGACTGGGTTTAAGTATCAGTTATGGTATTGTAAAGATGCACGATGGCAGCATTGAGGTAGATAGCGAATTCGGAAAAGGAACTATATTTAAAATATTTTTACCTCTGAAATCAAAAAAAGAACACGATATACGTATCGTTAAGTTATAA
- a CDS encoding c-type cytochrome — MFTKTLRIGLVAALGIAGVVTAGEIMAGTPQVVATIQTGPEWEPLPRGEPLTVPEVHYRVKHSPYKSELVRYGQFLFNDASWALQGEYACASCHYERGQTTGLIWDLGDEGWGSWKNVKYIRGGRYLPPFRHEGFTGHPDEIVGATSSLDRVCGRDPGFVFRSENFSPERLESLICYIRSLEFTGSPFRNADGSLTEAQKRGEKLFNDPKVGCVECHPGESSDPKALYSDAQTHDVGTGRVGVKGFRSTPGKVFNMKALDAGEDPYGEESDTPIIGLDLVKEFDTPTLRDIYASGTYFHDGSARTLMDTINNSVNEKDMHGRTSHLSQQELEDLVEFMKAL, encoded by the coding sequence ATGTTTACAAAAACATTAAGGATCGGATTAGTTGCAGCCCTTGGGATAGCAGGGGTAGTAACAGCTGGTGAGATAATGGCAGGGACGCCACAGGTAGTAGCGACGATACAGACGGGGCCTGAGTGGGAGCCACTTCCCAGGGGTGAGCCATTAACGGTGCCTGAGGTGCATTATCGGGTAAAGCACTCACCCTATAAGAGTGAATTGGTCAGGTACGGCCAGTTCCTGTTTAACGATGCCTCATGGGCATTACAGGGCGAGTATGCATGTGCGAGTTGTCATTATGAAAGAGGTCAGACAACCGGACTTATCTGGGATTTGGGAGACGAAGGTTGGGGAAGCTGGAAGAATGTAAAGTATATCCGGGGAGGTAGGTACTTGCCACCCTTCAGACATGAGGGATTTACGGGACATCCGGATGAGATCGTAGGAGCAACGAGTTCACTCGATAGGGTATGTGGTAGAGACCCTGGGTTTGTGTTCAGGAGTGAGAACTTTTCACCGGAGAGGTTAGAGTCATTGATCTGTTACATTCGGTCACTGGAGTTTACGGGAAGTCCGTTCAGGAATGCAGATGGTAGTTTGACCGAGGCACAGAAGAGGGGTGAGAAGCTGTTTAATGATCCGAAGGTAGGATGTGTAGAATGTCATCCTGGTGAGTCAAGCGATCCGAAGGCACTCTATAGTGATGCACAGACGCATGATGTAGGAACTGGCAGGGTAGGAGTAAAGGGGTTTAGGTCAACACCGGGTAAGGTATTTAACATGAAGGCATTGGATGCAGGTGAGGATCCATATGGGGAAGAAAGTGATACCCCGATCATAGGGTTAGACTTGGTAAAGGAGTTTGATACGCCGACCTTGAGGGACATCTATGCATCAGGGACTTATTTCCATGATGGAAGTGCAAGGACGTTGATGGATACGATCAACAATAGCGTAAATGAGAAGGATATGCACGGCAGAACGTCGCATCTGAGTCAACAGGAGTTGGAAGATTTAGTCGAATTCATGAAGGCTTTATAA
- a CDS encoding ATP-binding protein, whose amino-acid sequence MEYYSGKSAIEQRVVEQLTSIADLKKNELSSWLEERLTDTSIIARNKVLAAAATSLLQQRRRFESVEQLVSSEAGRINYIRILDNLHILKQFYKHYNIISIIDGANGEVVISTYPNIIGKTLESFNDYIDILQKKDVAVKDIYTSELTGQNYMTYFCPVCMTDTVTLESSDIIIGIILLDVNVKNSIEPLIRNWPGMGNTGETLLVRRSGDDIVYLNDLRHKQGAALKFTSAIHSTSDIPSVLSSDGKEGIKESMDYRNTKVLSAYRHIPILKWGLVAKQDITEAFAPVEKLKTRVIALMVICITVVVAIGISLTNRITKPILQLAEGAKAIAAGNLNHRISIISQNEVGLLAREFNQMAVKLKESYSNLEQKVEDRTAQLLRAERLAAVGELAADVAHEINNPLGGLQNFASMLENEPENIFQTKKYSALMLEGLKRVEIIVKRLLTFSRPYTLCVSKNNINTIMNSSIEFIEHRIEPDHIFIQRELNESLPFAYVDADHISQVFINIMVNAIESMPNGGTLTIKTDICKKHTACVTVYIIDTGCGIQDEITNKIFEPFFTTKNKEGEKGLGMGLAISKRIIEDHRGEIHVESKIDKGTTFILCLPCFKEDR is encoded by the coding sequence ATGGAATATTACAGTGGTAAGAGTGCTATAGAACAAAGAGTCGTTGAACAGCTCACCTCTATTGCTGATTTAAAAAAGAATGAGTTGAGCAGTTGGCTAGAAGAACGATTGACAGATACATCGATAATTGCCCGCAATAAAGTGCTTGCTGCTGCGGCAACCAGTCTGTTACAACAAAGGCGAAGATTTGAAAGCGTTGAACAACTGGTAAGTTCAGAGGCCGGCCGGATAAATTACATAAGAATTTTAGATAATCTTCATATCCTGAAACAATTTTACAAACATTATAATATCATTTCTATTATCGATGGTGCCAATGGAGAGGTTGTCATCTCAACATATCCAAATATTATTGGTAAGACCCTGGAGTCATTTAATGATTATATTGATATCCTTCAAAAAAAAGATGTAGCAGTAAAGGATATTTACACCTCTGAGCTTACCGGGCAAAATTACATGACGTATTTTTGTCCTGTATGTATGACAGATACCGTTACCCTTGAGAGTAGTGATATTATTATTGGTATCATATTGCTTGATGTTAATGTCAAAAATAGTATTGAACCACTGATTCGTAATTGGCCTGGAATGGGAAATACGGGAGAAACGCTCCTGGTAAGGAGGAGTGGGGACGACATCGTTTATTTAAACGACCTTCGTCATAAGCAAGGAGCAGCTCTGAAATTCACGAGCGCTATCCATTCTACTTCAGATATTCCCTCGGTATTAAGTTCTGATGGTAAGGAGGGGATAAAGGAATCTATGGATTACAGAAATACCAAAGTGCTTTCTGCCTATCGGCATATTCCTATTCTCAAATGGGGACTCGTGGCAAAACAGGATATAACAGAGGCATTTGCTCCAGTTGAAAAGCTAAAGACCCGTGTTATTGCTCTGATGGTGATTTGTATTACGGTAGTTGTTGCTATTGGTATCTCGCTTACCAACCGAATTACAAAACCTATACTGCAATTAGCAGAAGGGGCAAAAGCTATTGCTGCCGGAAATCTTAATCATCGCATATCAATTATCTCCCAGAATGAAGTTGGTCTTCTTGCCCGAGAATTTAATCAAATGGCAGTGAAGTTAAAGGAATCATATTCAAATCTTGAGCAAAAGGTGGAAGACCGGACGGCGCAATTATTACGCGCAGAACGCCTTGCGGCTGTGGGTGAGCTTGCGGCTGATGTAGCTCATGAGATCAATAATCCATTGGGAGGCTTACAAAATTTTGCCAGTATGCTGGAAAATGAGCCTGAAAATATCTTCCAGACAAAGAAATATTCCGCACTCATGTTGGAAGGACTGAAACGAGTTGAGATAATAGTAAAGCGGCTTTTAACTTTTTCCAGACCGTATACTCTTTGTGTATCCAAAAATAATATTAATACAATCATGAATAGTTCTATTGAGTTTATAGAGCATAGAATTGAGCCTGATCATATCTTTATTCAGAGAGAATTGAATGAATCTCTTCCTTTTGCTTATGTAGATGCTGACCATATCTCTCAGGTATTTATTAATATCATGGTTAACGCTATTGAGAGCATGCCAAACGGAGGAACACTTACGATAAAGACTGATATTTGCAAAAAACATACAGCATGTGTTACGGTTTACATTATTGATACTGGATGTGGTATCCAGGATGAGATTACGAATAAGATATTCGAACCATTTTTTACTACCAAGAATAAAGAGGGTGAAAAGGGACTGGGCATGGGATTAGCTATTTCAAAAAGGATTATAGAAGATCATCGTGGAGAAATCCATGTTGAAAGTAAGATAGATAAAGGAACCACTTTTATACTATGCCTCCCTTGCTTTAAAGAAGATAGATAA
- a CDS encoding carboxypeptidase-like regulatory domain-containing protein, giving the protein MNKLHQRLCKQKVLFLSLACLCIILTNSCTQLPRYREELNIIVSPHKLSVYSGSEDTVFVTLLNRQGEPLTGIKIEAISTSPTVATVTPEALTDTAGKAIFSVKGISPGTTKIIISVNGYKADMEVVFIEH; this is encoded by the coding sequence ATGAATAAGTTACACCAAAGGTTATGTAAGCAAAAGGTCTTATTCCTTTCTCTAGCTTGTCTTTGTATCATCCTCACAAACTCCTGCACACAACTTCCCCGTTACAGGGAAGAACTAAATATTATTGTCAGCCCTCACAAACTCAGTGTCTATTCAGGCTCTGAAGACACCGTATTCGTTACCCTGTTAAACAGGCAGGGAGAACCACTTACTGGTATAAAAATCGAGGCTATAAGCACCTCTCCGACTGTGGCAACTGTTACGCCAGAGGCGTTAACTGATACAGCAGGTAAAGCAATATTTAGCGTAAAAGGTATTTCTCCGGGTACCACCAAAATTATCATTTCTGTCAATGGATACAAGGCTGATATGGAAGTCGTTTTTATAGAACACTGA